A genomic window from Pseudomonadota bacterium includes:
- a CDS encoding protein kinase: MREVSRRCPICAQAYAEEEERLCPVHGLPLVEPRLPAPDAIGELTGRVLDSRYLIGGLIGRGGMGVVYLAENLRLGRRVAIKVLHRDLSSDGKMRQRLFREVQATCRIDHPAVITIFDYGEDPTAGCYLVLEYLEGTSLEGYLRQHRRLAVATALKLTAQIAGALAATHGAGLIHRDLKPSNVWLLPDGRVKVLDFGLVKPTAGNEDTSFVTITTAGMALGTPWYMAPEQASFRPLDPRSDIYSLGVVLYELLTGRTPFISSNPLEVVLAQRNDPAPLPRELSPPVELPQAVELLLLRLLAKDPERRPQSCAELIDELYGIALENDIELGEVHVVPNAEASPPRELREDPHATLIDEALPAPPEPLEHTLAAALEQRRGELTERVLVELRQAFPHYRALELLPLRASIDRVLRVVASALLSEGEPLLPDALKQLADERTEQQFTIVEVLGSFLLGWNVCRPLFAEVVQHDPLQLVALQERADRRILALYLRLVEHYFARFNGRLIRLNDLLTRRNSQLQAIRQEMTEQVRATSGQLAEVERLKARVVDGISSGLLLVDDESRRIILCNRAFERIFGIPAADLIGRTLDHALGFVEGIPQDELGELLRLHGEIGLRKLRVALNGGAHRTVYLRGERFEAPRGGTPQLLFVVDDVTEREQIINSFSRYVSRDVVRRVLKLQGSVQPSGERVQAALLACGLEGFGGLLAGLDAEAATLLLSEYLRLIGDAVFRHGGIVEAVVGDAVLVYFAQPRGSCAGALSAAQALCQDADIFNAQRRARGEPVLPIGLGVHVGEILLLNVGSDDWMAQTIVGDAAALTRALQRAAAAGEVLLSAAAAAAAGPTAVLAPGPTIDTGKGRQPTFRMASSRMVDARTVDAGMLEVRTVETTSSPPDPGAPSKAEAAS, translated from the coding sequence ATGAGGGAAGTCAGTCGTCGCTGTCCGATCTGCGCGCAGGCCTATGCCGAGGAGGAGGAGCGCCTTTGTCCCGTCCACGGCCTGCCCCTGGTCGAACCGAGGCTGCCCGCGCCCGACGCGATCGGCGAGCTGACGGGCCGCGTCCTCGACAGCCGCTACCTGATCGGCGGGTTGATCGGCCGCGGCGGCATGGGCGTCGTCTACCTCGCCGAGAATCTGCGCCTTGGCCGTCGGGTGGCCATCAAGGTCCTGCACCGCGATCTGTCGTCTGACGGCAAGATGCGCCAGCGGCTCTTCCGCGAGGTCCAGGCCACCTGCCGGATCGACCACCCCGCGGTGATCACGATCTTCGACTACGGCGAGGACCCGACCGCTGGCTGCTATCTGGTGCTCGAGTACCTCGAAGGCACGAGCCTCGAGGGCTACCTCCGCCAACACCGCCGGCTGGCGGTGGCCACCGCGTTGAAGCTGACGGCTCAGATCGCCGGCGCGCTGGCCGCCACGCACGGCGCCGGGCTGATCCATCGCGATCTCAAGCCGAGCAATGTCTGGCTGCTGCCCGATGGGCGCGTGAAGGTCCTCGACTTCGGCCTCGTCAAACCGACTGCGGGCAATGAGGACACCAGCTTCGTCACCATCACCACCGCGGGCATGGCGCTCGGCACACCGTGGTACATGGCGCCCGAGCAGGCGTCCTTCCGGCCGCTCGACCCGCGGAGCGACATCTACAGCCTCGGCGTGGTGCTCTACGAACTGCTGACGGGCCGGACCCCCTTCATCAGCAGCAATCCGCTCGAGGTTGTCCTGGCGCAGCGTAACGACCCGGCCCCGCTACCGCGTGAGCTCAGCCCGCCGGTCGAGCTGCCACAGGCCGTCGAGCTACTGCTGCTGCGACTGCTGGCGAAGGACCCGGAGCGGCGGCCGCAGAGCTGCGCCGAGCTGATCGACGAGCTCTATGGCATCGCCCTGGAGAACGATATCGAGCTCGGCGAGGTCCACGTCGTACCGAACGCGGAAGCCTCGCCGCCGCGCGAGCTGCGTGAGGATCCGCACGCGACGCTGATCGACGAGGCCCTGCCCGCGCCGCCCGAGCCCCTCGAACACACGCTCGCCGCCGCCCTCGAGCAACGCCGCGGCGAGCTGACGGAGCGGGTCCTCGTCGAGCTGCGCCAGGCGTTTCCGCACTATCGCGCGCTCGAGCTGCTGCCGCTGCGCGCCAGCATCGATCGGGTCCTCCGCGTCGTGGCCAGCGCCTTGCTCAGCGAGGGCGAACCCTTGCTGCCCGACGCGCTCAAGCAGCTGGCCGACGAGCGCACCGAGCAGCAGTTCACGATCGTCGAGGTCCTCGGCTCCTTCTTGCTCGGCTGGAACGTCTGCCGTCCTCTCTTCGCCGAGGTCGTCCAGCACGATCCACTGCAGCTCGTAGCGCTGCAGGAGCGCGCCGACCGCCGCATCCTGGCGCTCTACCTGCGCCTCGTCGAGCACTACTTCGCGCGCTTCAATGGACGGTTGATTCGCCTCAACGACCTGCTGACCCGGCGCAACAGCCAGCTCCAGGCGATCCGCCAGGAGATGACCGAGCAGGTGCGGGCGACCTCGGGTCAGCTCGCTGAGGTCGAGCGCCTCAAGGCGCGGGTTGTCGACGGCATCTCCTCGGGGCTGCTGCTCGTCGATGACGAATCCCGTCGAATCATCCTCTGCAATCGCGCCTTCGAGCGCATTTTCGGCATCCCCGCCGCCGACCTGATCGGCCGAACCCTCGACCACGCGCTCGGCTTTGTCGAGGGCATACCGCAGGACGAGCTCGGCGAGCTGCTGCGACTGCACGGCGAGATCGGTCTGCGTAAGCTCCGCGTCGCGCTCAACGGCGGGGCTCACCGAACGGTTTACCTGCGCGGCGAACGCTTCGAGGCGCCGCGCGGCGGCACACCGCAGCTGCTCTTCGTCGTCGATGACGTCACCGAGCGCGAGCAGATCATCAACAGTTTTTCACGCTACGTCTCACGCGACGTCGTGCGCCGCGTGCTCAAGCTGCAGGGCTCCGTGCAGCCCTCCGGCGAGCGCGTGCAGGCGGCGCTGCTGGCCTGCGGTCTCGAGGGCTTCGGCGGGCTGCTCGCCGGCCTCGATGCCGAGGCGGCCACGCTGCTGCTCAGTGAATACCTGCGGCTGATCGGCGACGCCGTGTTCCGCCACGGCGGCATCGTCGAGGCGGTGGTTGGCGATGCCGTGCTGGTCTACTTCGCCCAGCCCCGCGGTAGCTGCGCGGGCGCCCTGAGCGCCGCACAGGCGCTCTGCCAGGACGCCGACATCTTCAACGCGCAGCGCCGCGCGCGCGGCGAGCCCGTGCTCCCGATCGGCCTCGGCGTTCACGTCGGCGAGATCCTGCTGCTCAATGTCGGCAGCGATGACTGGATGGCACAAACGATCGTCGGCGATGCCGCTGCGCTGACCCGCGCGCTGCAGCGTGCCGCGGCGGCCGGCGAGGTCCTGCTAAGTGCTGCTGCTGCTGCTGCTGCGGGGCCCACCGCTGTGCTGGCGCCGGGACCCACGATCGACACCGGCAAGGGCCGACAGCCAACCTTCCGGATGGCAAGCTCCCGTATGGTCGACGCGCGTACGGTCGACGCGGGCATGCTCGAGGTGCGAACGGTCGAGACGACCTCTAGCCCCCCGGATCCGGGCGCGCCGTCCAAGGCGGAGGCCGCGAGCTAG
- the rpmG gene encoding 50S ribosomal protein L33, which translates to MAAKSKQREKVRLVSEAETGYFYTTTKNKRTTPDKLRFKKYDPVARKHVWFKEAKIK; encoded by the coding sequence ATGGCAGCCAAGAGCAAGCAGCGTGAGAAGGTTCGCCTGGTCTCGGAGGCCGAGACTGGCTACTTCTACACGACGACGAAGAACAAGCGCACGACGCCAGACAAGCTGCGTTTCAAGAAGTACGACCCGGTCGCACGGAAGCACGTCTGGTTCAAGGAAGCGAAGATCAAGTAG